From one Lactiplantibacillus paraplantarum genomic stretch:
- a CDS encoding trans-sulfuration enzyme family protein: MKFETQLIHGGISEDATTGATSVPIYMASTFRQTKIGQNQYEYSRTGNPTRAAVEALIATLEHGSAGFAFASGSAAINTVFSLFSAGDHIIVGNDVYGGTFRLIDAVLKHFGMTFTSVDTRDLAAVEAAITPTTKAIYLETPTNPLLHITDIAAIAKLAQAHDLLSIIDNTFASPYVQKPLDLGVDIVLHSASKYLGGHSDVIGGLVVTKTPALGEKIGYLQNAIGSILAPQESWLLQRGMKTLALRMQAHLNNAAKIFTYLKSHPAVAKIYYPGDPDNPDFSIAKQQMNGFGAMISFELQPGMNPQTFVEHLQVITLAESLGALESLIEIPALMTHGAIPRAIRLQNGIKDELIRLSVGVEASDDLLADLERGFASVQTN; encoded by the coding sequence ATGAAATTCGAAACTCAATTAATTCACGGTGGCATTAGCGAAGACGCAACTACTGGTGCGACTTCGGTACCCATCTACATGGCCTCGACCTTCCGCCAAACCAAAATCGGTCAAAACCAATACGAGTATTCACGGACAGGCAATCCAACCCGGGCCGCCGTCGAAGCATTAATTGCCACTCTCGAACATGGCAGCGCTGGCTTCGCATTTGCTTCTGGCTCCGCTGCCATTAATACCGTCTTCTCACTATTCTCGGCTGGTGACCACATTATTGTGGGAAATGACGTCTACGGTGGCACCTTCCGCTTGATTGACGCCGTTTTGAAGCACTTCGGTATGACTTTTACATCCGTTGACACACGTGATTTGGCCGCCGTTGAAGCCGCAATTACCCCCACAACTAAGGCGATTTATTTGGAGACACCGACGAACCCGTTATTACACATTACGGATATTGCTGCCATTGCGAAGCTCGCGCAAGCACACGATTTACTGAGTATCATCGACAACACCTTCGCCTCCCCATACGTCCAAAAACCACTGGATTTAGGCGTTGACATTGTTTTACACAGTGCTTCCAAGTATCTCGGTGGTCACAGTGATGTTATCGGTGGCTTGGTTGTCACCAAGACGCCAGCACTTGGCGAAAAAATCGGCTACTTGCAAAATGCCATCGGTAGTATTTTGGCCCCGCAAGAAAGCTGGCTATTACAACGTGGTATGAAGACTCTGGCATTGCGCATGCAAGCCCACCTGAACAATGCCGCTAAAATCTTTACTTACTTAAAGTCGCACCCAGCAGTTGCTAAGATTTACTATCCAGGCGATCCTGATAATCCCGATTTTTCGATTGCCAAGCAACAGATGAATGGCTTCGGCGCAATGATCTCGTTTGAATTACAACCAGGAATGAACCCCCAGACCTTCGTTGAACATTTACAAGTTATTACGCTCGCCGAAAGTCTCGGAGCATTAGAAAGTTTAATTGAAATTCCAGCCTTAATGACTCACGGTGCCATCCCACGCGCGATTCGTTTACAGAATGGCATCAAAGACGAGTTGATTCGCTTATCAGTCGGCGTTGAGGCCAGTGATGACTTGTTAGCAGACCTTGAGCGCGGGTTTGCTAGCGTCCAGACAAATTAG
- the epsC gene encoding serine O-acetyltransferase EpsC, which translates to MWQTARAILNRDPAATNLGTIILTYPGIHALAWYRVAHYFETHRLPLIAALLSQHAARCTGILIHPAAQIGHRVFLDHGIGTVIGATAVIEDDVTILHGVTLGARKTEQAGRRHPYVGRGAFIGAHAQILGPVTIGAHSKIGAGAIVLDSVPAHVTAVGNPAHLVTARLHAYHEATSNHA; encoded by the coding sequence ATGTGGCAGACGGCTCGTGCTATCCTAAATCGTGACCCCGCCGCTACCAATTTGGGGACGATTATCCTAACCTATCCCGGTATTCACGCGCTCGCCTGGTACCGGGTTGCCCATTATTTTGAAACACACCGTTTACCATTAATAGCTGCCTTGCTGAGTCAACATGCTGCGCGGTGCACCGGTATTCTGATTCATCCGGCCGCACAAATCGGCCACCGCGTTTTTTTAGATCATGGTATCGGTACTGTCATTGGTGCAACGGCGGTCATTGAAGACGACGTCACAATTTTACACGGCGTCACTTTAGGCGCACGTAAAACTGAACAAGCCGGGCGCCGGCATCCCTATGTTGGGCGCGGCGCTTTCATTGGGGCCCACGCCCAAATCTTGGGACCCGTTACGATTGGCGCCCACAGCAAAATTGGCGCCGGGGCGATTGTTTTAGATAGCGTTCCAGCCCACGTTACTGCGGTCGGTAACCCAGCTCATCTGGTAACAGCGCGGTTACACGCTTATCATGAAGCGACTAGCAATCATGCTTGA